Proteins encoded in a region of the Pangasianodon hypophthalmus isolate fPanHyp1 chromosome 21, fPanHyp1.pri, whole genome shotgun sequence genome:
- the yju2 gene encoding splicing factor YJU2, whose protein sequence is MSERKVLNKYYPPDFDPSKIPKLKLPKDRQYVVRLMAPFNMRCKTCGEYIYKGKKFNARKETVQNELYLGLPIFRFYIKCTRCLAEITFKTDPENTDYAMEHGATRNFQAEKLIEEEEKKIQREREEEELNNPMKVLENRTRDSKLEMEVLENLQELKELNQRQAQVDFESMLQQYRELEKRQKEKEQEEDERETKEMLERALVKRLRDSDSDSDSDQEQENGKGQQKRHAAENPTDILTTHQETDAKGATSSGVKRQKVESWEKSVGGLGGRSALGSLVVRKKPAATVTAQQPAAGTQTDANPAKAAATASSSQTPTVRNGSSLSLLGAYSDSDESNSD, encoded by the exons ATGTCGGAAAGAAAAGTCTTAAAC aaatacTATCCCCCGGATTTTGATCCATCCAAAATCCCTAAACTGAAACTCCCTAAAGATCGTCAGTATGTGGTTAGATTGATGGCCCCGTTTAACATGAG GTGTAAGACATGTGGAGAGTACATATACAAAGGGAAGAAGTTTAATGCTCGCAAAGAGACGGTACAGAATGAGCTGTATCTGGGGCTGCCCATCTTTcgtttttatattaaatgcacaAGATGTCTGGCAGAAATCACATTTAAG ACCGACCCGGAAAACACTGATTACGCTATGGAACATGGTGCGACACGAAACTTTCAAGCTGAGAAGCTGAtcgaagaggaggagaagaaaatccagagggagagagaggaggaggagttaaATAATCCTATGAAG GTTTTGGAGAACCGCACCCGGGACTCGAAGCTGGAGATGGAAGTTTTGGAGAACCTGCAGGAGCTGAAGGAGCTGAATCAGCGGCAGGCTCAGGTGGACTTCGAATCCATGCTTCAGCAGTACAGGGAGCTGGagaagagacagaaggagaaagagcAGGAGGAGGATGAGAGAGAAACCAA AGAAATGCTGGAGAGGGCGCTGGTGAAAAGGCTGAGggactctgactctgactctgactctgatcAGGAGCAAGAAAACGGAAAAGGGCAGCAGAAAAGACACGCTGCTGAGAACCCCACAGACATCCTGACTACACACCAAGAAACGGATGCAAAG GGTGCCACTTCGTCTGGAGTAAAGCGTCAGAAAGTGGAGAGCTGGGAAAAGAGCGTGGGCGGGTTGGGAGGAAGAAGTGCACTGGGGTCACTAGTAGTGAGGAAGAAGCCTGCAGCAACAGTTACAGCACAGCAGCCTGCAGCTGGAACTCAGACTG ATGCAAATCCTGCCAAAGCAGCTGCCACTGCAAGCAGCAGCCAAACACCTACAGTTCGGAATGGTTCCTCTCTCAGCCTGCTGGGGGCGTACTCGGACAGCGACGAGAGCAACTCCGACTAG